Proteins co-encoded in one Coxiella burnetii genomic window:
- the recQ gene encoding DNA helicase RecQ, with amino-acid sequence MSIKALEVLRQTFGYENFRPLQEKIINSVIAGEDNFVLMPTGGGKSLCYQIPALVREGVGIVVSPLISLMQDQVQALNANGAAAALYNSTLTEAEARKNLARLHNNELDLLYIAPERLMTESFLSRLREVKLALVAIDEAHCVSQWGHDFRPEYLRLGELREYFPKVPFIALTATADKQTRQDILQRLRLTKANVHIASFNRPNIRYTLLEKQKSYNQLVNFLKDRKADFGIVYCLSRNRVEEVAAKLQADGYSALPYHAGLPAAQRGKTQEAFQRDDVNIIVATIAFGMGIDKPNVRFVVHYDLPKHIEGYYQETGRAGRDGLPSEALLLYGLRDIAVIKSFIENGNNEIRKRIELHKLNCMSAFAEARTCRRRVLLNYFNESLTEDCGNCDICLNSPETYNGTIEAQKALSCVYRVRERYGVNYVIDVLRGKDDPRIKRAGHDRLSTYGIGKELSQNEWYSVFRQLIHLGYLEQDLANYSILRLTPLAHSILRGKETLILAKPREKYNVLKKKYKAAKANSSASPYDAALFEKLRELRKAIARESRVAPFIIFSDASLVEMASRLPVSDSEFLAINGVGQKKLENYGKLFLHLIREHQQ; translated from the coding sequence ATGTCGATCAAAGCGCTTGAAGTTTTAAGACAAACTTTTGGATATGAGAATTTCCGTCCCCTGCAAGAAAAAATCATTAACAGTGTTATAGCCGGTGAAGATAATTTTGTTCTGATGCCAACGGGCGGCGGAAAGTCGTTGTGTTATCAAATACCTGCGCTCGTGCGAGAAGGGGTGGGTATTGTCGTTTCGCCACTCATTTCCTTAATGCAGGATCAAGTTCAAGCTTTAAATGCCAACGGAGCGGCGGCGGCTCTTTATAATTCTACGTTGACGGAAGCCGAAGCGCGAAAAAATTTAGCCCGGCTGCATAATAATGAATTGGATTTACTTTATATCGCTCCTGAGCGGTTAATGACTGAATCATTTCTATCGCGCTTAAGGGAAGTGAAATTAGCCTTAGTGGCTATCGATGAGGCTCACTGTGTTTCGCAGTGGGGTCATGATTTTCGACCGGAATATTTACGGTTGGGTGAGTTACGTGAATATTTTCCAAAAGTTCCGTTCATCGCACTCACCGCCACGGCGGATAAGCAAACTCGACAAGACATTTTACAACGTTTGCGATTAACAAAGGCGAATGTCCACATCGCCAGCTTTAATCGTCCAAATATCCGTTATACATTGTTAGAAAAACAAAAATCATACAACCAATTAGTCAACTTTTTAAAAGATCGAAAAGCTGATTTTGGTATTGTTTATTGTTTGAGTCGCAACCGAGTGGAGGAAGTTGCTGCTAAATTGCAAGCGGATGGGTACTCCGCTTTGCCCTATCACGCTGGGTTGCCTGCGGCTCAGCGCGGAAAAACCCAAGAAGCCTTTCAGCGTGATGATGTTAACATCATTGTGGCGACTATTGCTTTTGGAATGGGAATTGACAAACCCAATGTTCGTTTCGTGGTGCATTATGATTTGCCAAAGCATATTGAGGGTTATTATCAGGAAACTGGCCGAGCTGGGCGAGATGGCCTTCCTTCGGAAGCATTATTGCTTTACGGTTTGCGTGATATCGCTGTTATCAAAAGTTTTATTGAAAATGGAAATAATGAGATCCGCAAACGGATCGAATTGCATAAATTAAATTGCATGTCTGCTTTTGCAGAAGCGCGGACTTGCCGCCGTCGTGTATTGTTAAACTATTTTAATGAATCGTTGACTGAAGATTGCGGTAATTGCGATATTTGTTTAAATTCTCCTGAAACCTACAATGGCACCATTGAAGCGCAAAAGGCATTGTCCTGTGTCTACCGTGTCCGAGAACGTTATGGCGTTAACTACGTCATCGATGTGCTTCGTGGTAAGGATGATCCACGAATTAAGCGGGCCGGCCATGATCGTTTATCCACCTATGGCATTGGTAAGGAATTAAGCCAGAACGAATGGTATAGCGTTTTTCGTCAATTAATTCACCTGGGTTATCTGGAACAGGATTTGGCTAACTATTCCATTTTACGATTAACACCGTTGGCTCATTCGATTTTGCGAGGGAAGGAAACACTCATTCTTGCTAAACCGCGCGAGAAATATAATGTTTTAAAGAAAAAATACAAAGCGGCGAAAGCAAATTCATCGGCATCGCCTTATGATGCCGCACTCTTTGAGAAGCTTCGTGAGTTACGTAAAGCGATTGCACGAGAATCTCGAGTTGCTCCTTTCATCATTTTCAGCGACGCATCGCTGGTTGAAATGGCGAGCCGTTTACCTGTTAGCGACAGTGAGTTTCTAGCCATCAACGGTGTGGGGCAAAAGAAATTGGAAAATTACGGCAAGCTATTTCTTCACTTAATTAGGGAGCATCAGCAATAA
- a CDS encoding arginine ABC transporter substrate-binding protein, which produces MKKNNNRAVSRFFRWIPAFVRMTGTFYFVSCLFVSPVFATDTIKFATEATYPPYVYMGPSGQVEGFGADIVKAVCKQMQAVCTISNQPWDSLIPSLKLGKFDALFGGMNITTARQKEVDFTDPYYTNSVSFIADKNTPLTLSKQGLKGKIIGVQGGTTFDSYLQDSFGNSITIQRYPSEEDALMDLTSGRVDAVVGDTPLIKQWLKQNGRREYVLIGKPVNDPNYFGKGVGIAVKKGNQALLLKLNKALAAIKANGVYAAIVQKYFGQE; this is translated from the coding sequence ATGAAGAAAAATAATAATAGAGCCGTTAGTCGTTTTTTCCGTTGGATTCCCGCTTTTGTGCGAATGACAGGCACATTTTATTTTGTCAGTTGTCTTTTTGTTTCACCTGTTTTTGCGACGGACACTATTAAATTCGCTACGGAGGCCACTTATCCGCCCTATGTTTATATGGGTCCATCCGGTCAAGTCGAAGGTTTTGGTGCGGATATCGTGAAGGCGGTCTGTAAACAAATGCAAGCTGTCTGCACCATTAGCAATCAGCCATGGGACAGTTTAATCCCGAGTTTAAAATTGGGAAAGTTTGATGCTTTGTTTGGCGGAATGAACATTACCACAGCACGACAAAAAGAAGTTGATTTTACTGATCCGTATTATACGAATTCCGTTAGCTTTATCGCCGACAAAAATACTCCGTTAACGCTATCCAAACAGGGGTTGAAAGGTAAAATCATCGGCGTGCAGGGAGGTACGACATTTGACAGTTATCTCCAAGATTCTTTTGGAAATAGCATCACTATTCAGCGATACCCGAGTGAAGAAGATGCACTGATGGATTTAACTTCCGGTCGAGTGGATGCCGTGGTTGGAGATACGCCGTTAATTAAGCAGTGGCTAAAACAAAACGGACGCAGAGAATATGTTCTGATAGGAAAGCCGGTTAATGACCCCAATTATTTTGGCAAAGGGGTCGGTATTGCCGTGAAAAAAGGCAATCAAGCGCTGTTGTTAAAATTAAATAAAGCATTAGCAGCAATTAAAGCAAATGGAGTTTATGCCGCTATTGTTCAGAAATATTTCGGGCAGGAATAA
- a CDS encoding RluA family pseudouridine synthase — translation MHTTPVTIDDAHAGQRLDNFLITRLKGVPSTRIYRAIRKGEVRVNKRRVGADYRLVVGDLVRIPPVQMAAPKKPATVDEKLLISLEMRILYEEADLLVIDKPAGLPVHGGSGIQGGVIEALRIMRPKVRLLELVHRLDRETSGCLMVAKKRSTLVALHTLLTQRKVIKQYLLLVKGQWQGGECRVEVPLKKNRLQSGERMVKVEKEGKSAVTVFRPLKIFEQASLIEAKPLTGRTHQIRVHAAHLGYPIAGDEKYGDKVFNREMRNYGLRRLFLHSAGILCQWEDKRLGVCAILDSELMKCLTQLNAT, via the coding sequence ATGCACACAACCCCCGTCACGATCGACGATGCCCACGCTGGGCAACGATTAGACAATTTTCTCATCACCCGGCTTAAAGGCGTCCCCTCCACCCGCATCTATCGGGCTATCCGCAAGGGCGAAGTGCGGGTAAATAAGCGGCGGGTGGGGGCTGATTATCGATTAGTGGTTGGCGACCTTGTGCGAATACCGCCTGTGCAAATGGCAGCCCCTAAAAAACCTGCCACCGTCGATGAAAAATTGCTCATTTCCTTGGAAATGCGAATTCTTTATGAAGAAGCGGATCTTTTGGTGATTGATAAGCCAGCAGGTCTGCCCGTCCATGGCGGAAGTGGTATTCAGGGGGGGGTAATTGAAGCCTTGCGTATCATGCGTCCCAAGGTCCGGTTATTGGAATTGGTTCATCGATTAGACCGTGAGACTTCAGGCTGCCTGATGGTGGCTAAAAAGCGATCAACTTTAGTGGCTTTGCATACTCTATTGACTCAGCGGAAGGTGATTAAGCAATACCTCTTGCTGGTCAAGGGTCAGTGGCAAGGGGGCGAATGTCGGGTTGAAGTCCCACTTAAGAAGAATCGTCTACAAAGCGGTGAGCGAATGGTGAAGGTCGAAAAGGAGGGAAAATCCGCGGTGACCGTTTTTCGCCCACTTAAAATTTTTGAACAAGCAAGCTTAATCGAAGCTAAACCGCTGACCGGCCGTACGCACCAAATTCGCGTTCATGCGGCGCACCTAGGCTACCCCATTGCGGGGGACGAGAAGTATGGCGATAAAGTTTTCAATCGAGAAATGCGAAATTACGGATTGCGGCGTTTGTTCTTACATTCGGCGGGAATTTTGTGTCAGTGGGAGGATAAACGTTTGGGTGTTTGTGCGATTTTAGATTCCGAGTTAATGAAATGTCTCACCCAACTTAACGCCACCTAA
- a CDS encoding ABC transporter permease: MNILQYWPQLLSSVVITIELMLSALVLGLFLAALLTVFSESGFSFLEAPVNVFVFIIRGTPLLVQIFIIYYGSGQFHWLRETILWSVLKRPFGCAIIALAINTSAYTTVLLRGAIRSIPTGEIEAAKALGLSRWKAYQRIIIPRAIRIVLPAYSNEVIMILKGTSLAGTITLMDIMGVTRHLIAMTYEVIPLFFLAGIIYFVLNALIMSVFYFLEKKLTFQYY; this comes from the coding sequence ATGAATATTTTGCAATATTGGCCCCAATTATTATCTAGCGTTGTGATAACAATTGAGTTAATGTTATCTGCGCTCGTGTTGGGTTTATTTTTAGCGGCGCTATTAACCGTATTTTCTGAGAGTGGTTTTTCTTTTTTAGAAGCACCGGTAAATGTTTTTGTTTTTATTATTCGTGGAACGCCATTGCTCGTTCAGATTTTTATTATTTATTATGGCAGCGGTCAGTTTCATTGGTTGCGGGAAACCATTTTGTGGTCCGTGCTAAAACGACCTTTTGGCTGTGCCATTATCGCTTTGGCTATTAATACGAGCGCTTACACAACTGTTTTATTGCGTGGCGCTATCCGTTCCATTCCGACTGGCGAAATTGAAGCGGCTAAAGCATTAGGTTTATCGCGTTGGAAAGCTTATCAGAGAATTATTATTCCTCGAGCGATCCGCATTGTATTGCCCGCTTATTCAAATGAAGTTATTATGATTTTAAAAGGAACTTCATTAGCAGGTACAATCACATTAATGGATATTATGGGAGTCACGCGTCACTTAATCGCCATGACGTATGAAGTTATCCCGCTATTTTTTCTGGCCGGAATTATTTATTTTGTTTTAAACGCTTTAATTATGAGCGTATTTTATTTCCTCGAAAAAAAATTAACATTTCAATATTATTAA
- the argR gene encoding transcriptional regulator ArgR, translating to MTRKSDPQKPLTEAVKTLLWTEKITKQDELVTKLRQQGYDINQSKISRLLRKLLAIKVKNEEGQTVYTLSKEPLPPSTKSPLTQLVLDITANETLIFVKTSPGSAPLIARLLDYHKKDSMILATIAGDDTIFIAPKSIQQIDQALIEVKASLESIKNKP from the coding sequence ATGACCAGAAAGAGCGATCCTCAAAAACCATTGACTGAAGCCGTTAAAACGCTGCTTTGGACAGAAAAAATTACTAAGCAAGACGAGTTAGTTACAAAGCTCCGTCAGCAGGGCTATGATATCAACCAATCAAAAATTTCGCGTTTGTTACGTAAGTTACTGGCAATAAAAGTCAAGAATGAAGAAGGGCAAACGGTCTATACGCTCTCCAAAGAGCCTTTGCCTCCTTCGACAAAAAGCCCTTTAACACAGCTAGTGCTTGATATCACTGCAAATGAAACGTTAATTTTCGTTAAAACAAGTCCGGGATCAGCGCCGCTCATTGCTCGACTTCTGGATTATCATAAAAAGGATTCCATGATACTTGCGACCATCGCGGGAGACGATACGATCTTCATCGCACCCAAATCCATCCAACAAATAGATCAAGCGCTCATTGAAGTAAAAGCTTCTTTGGAGAGCATTAAAAATAAGCCCTAA
- a CDS encoding DUF3175 domain-containing protein, translating into MASQSKKWSQKVTQNSNALDLEKGVFTWKDPKRIAKSLRKSALQSKRRKTSPYQSAMSMLNFYINRAGKQLPAKQKAVLNQAKDELRALFQK; encoded by the coding sequence ATGGCAAGTCAAAGTAAAAAATGGTCGCAGAAAGTAACACAAAACAGTAACGCCCTTGATTTGGAAAAGGGGGTATTTACATGGAAAGACCCCAAGAGAATCGCAAAGTCATTGAGAAAATCAGCACTACAAAGCAAACGCCGAAAAACCTCACCATATCAATCCGCCATGTCAATGCTTAACTTCTACATCAACCGTGCAGGGAAGCAATTGCCGGCTAAACAGAAAGCCGTTTTAAACCAGGCCAAAGACGAACTAAGAGCACTTTTCCAGAAGTAA
- a CDS encoding Trm112 family protein has translation MDRRLLEILACPICKGKLVYSQDEQELICRFDKLVYPIHDGIPVMLPDSTRPLIER, from the coding sequence ATGGATAGAAGATTGTTAGAGATACTGGCTTGCCCTATATGTAAAGGGAAATTAGTTTATAGCCAAGATGAACAGGAGCTTATTTGCAGGTTTGACAAATTAGTTTACCCTATTCATGATGGAATACCGGTAATGTTGCCCGATAGTACACGTCCGTTAATTGAGAGGTAA
- the kdsB gene encoding 3-deoxy-manno-octulosonate cytidylyltransferase, which translates to MRGKMEFRVIIPARFDSTRLPGKALVDIAGKPMIQHVYESAIKSGAEEVVIATDDKRIRQVAEDFGAVVCMTSSDHQSGTERIAEAAVALGFEDDEIIVCLQGDEPLIPPDAIRKLAEDLDEHDNVKVASLCTPITEVDELFNPHSTKVVLNRRNYALYFSHAPIPWGRDTFSDKENLQLNGSHYRHVGIYAYRVGFLEEYLSWDACPAEKMEALEQLRILWHGGRIHMVVAKSKCPPGVDTEEDLERVRAYF; encoded by the coding sequence TTGAGAGGTAAGATGGAATTCCGAGTTATTATTCCCGCGCGTTTTGATTCCACTCGTTTACCCGGCAAAGCATTAGTTGACATTGCCGGCAAACCGATGATTCAGCACGTTTATGAAAGTGCGATTAAAAGCGGTGCTGAAGAGGTTGTGATTGCTACCGACGATAAAAGAATCCGCCAAGTCGCCGAAGATTTTGGCGCAGTGGTTTGCATGACTTCTTCCGATCATCAATCGGGTACTGAACGTATTGCCGAGGCTGCGGTTGCGTTAGGTTTTGAAGATGATGAGATTATCGTTTGTTTGCAAGGCGATGAACCTCTAATTCCACCGGATGCCATTCGTAAATTAGCGGAAGACTTGGATGAACATGATAATGTTAAAGTTGCTTCTCTTTGTACGCCCATTACAGAGGTCGATGAGTTATTTAATCCGCACAGTACTAAAGTCGTTTTAAACCGGCGCAATTACGCGCTTTATTTTAGTCACGCTCCCATTCCGTGGGGCCGTGATACTTTTTCTGATAAAGAGAACCTCCAATTGAATGGTTCTCATTACCGCCATGTCGGTATCTATGCTTACCGAGTGGGTTTTCTAGAAGAATATCTTTCCTGGGACGCTTGCCCCGCAGAAAAAATGGAAGCCTTAGAACAATTGCGTATATTGTGGCACGGGGGCCGTATTCACATGGTGGTCGCTAAAAGTAAATGTCCTCCGGGTGTCGACACGGAAGAAGACCTCGAGCGAGTTAGGGCTTATTTTTAA
- a CDS encoding phosphoribosyltransferase — translation MLFKDRKDAGQQLVNLLQPYNEGSNTIVLALPRGGVPVGFEIAQALHLPLDVFLVRKLGVPGQEELAMGAIASGDVEVLNEDIIRHLGISRAMIDRVKAEQMVILNERNRRYRGDQPPSKIKNQTVLLIDDGIATGATIRVAIKALKKLGCQRLVVAVPVAPESTIQQLSAEVDKIYCLKTPEPFFAIGNWYEVFSQTTDEEVPSLLSSAKQALEKKK, via the coding sequence ATGCTCTTTAAAGACCGTAAGGACGCAGGACAACAGCTCGTTAATTTATTGCAACCTTATAATGAAGGGTCAAATACCATCGTGTTAGCTTTGCCCCGGGGCGGCGTGCCCGTTGGGTTCGAAATAGCTCAAGCGCTTCATTTGCCGTTAGATGTCTTTTTAGTCCGAAAATTAGGGGTTCCAGGCCAGGAGGAGTTAGCGATGGGCGCTATCGCGTCCGGTGATGTCGAAGTTTTAAACGAGGATATTATCCGCCATTTAGGGATTTCACGAGCTATGATTGACCGGGTAAAAGCAGAGCAAATGGTTATTTTAAACGAACGTAATCGCCGTTATCGCGGTGATCAACCTCCATCAAAAATAAAAAACCAAACGGTACTTCTCATCGACGATGGCATCGCAACTGGCGCGACGATCCGAGTGGCTATCAAGGCCCTCAAAAAACTGGGTTGCCAACGTTTAGTGGTGGCGGTCCCGGTAGCACCGGAATCGACAATTCAACAATTAAGCGCCGAAGTTGATAAAATTTATTGCTTAAAAACCCCTGAACCCTTTTTTGCTATTGGCAATTGGTACGAAGTTTTTTCGCAAACTACTGATGAAGAAGTGCCATCATTGCTTTCTTCTGCAAAACAAGCGTTGGAGAAAAAAAAGTGA
- a CDS encoding amino acid ABC transporter ATP-binding protein, which yields MNKIQVESLKKSYHGTVVLKEVSFAAKAGEVVTLLGDSGAGKSTLLRCLNLLEMPDEGRMVINDLEFHFSLTAKKPTRQSLIALRSKVGMVFQQFHLWAHRTILQNLIEAPCQVLKISKAEAVKKAECLLDQVGILAKKDDYPARLSGGQQQRAAIARALMMEPEVMLFDEPTSALDPKMITAMRDLIHELAQKGMTIVIATHEMKFAREVAHKTVFLHEGRIVEEGQPEVMFRSPKTQVFGDFIASVGD from the coding sequence ATGAACAAAATCCAAGTTGAGTCCTTGAAAAAAAGCTATCACGGCACAGTCGTTCTTAAAGAGGTTTCCTTTGCAGCGAAGGCGGGTGAGGTGGTTACGTTGTTGGGCGATAGTGGGGCGGGTAAGAGCACCTTATTGCGCTGCCTTAATTTACTTGAAATGCCGGATGAAGGACGAATGGTTATCAACGACCTTGAATTTCATTTTTCGCTTACGGCAAAAAAGCCAACGCGTCAAAGCCTTATTGCGCTTCGCAGTAAAGTGGGAATGGTATTTCAACAATTTCATTTGTGGGCGCACCGAACGATTTTACAAAATTTAATTGAGGCGCCCTGCCAAGTATTGAAAATCTCAAAAGCAGAAGCGGTGAAAAAGGCAGAGTGTTTATTGGATCAGGTTGGTATTTTAGCGAAAAAAGATGACTATCCTGCCCGGCTATCCGGTGGTCAGCAACAGCGGGCAGCCATTGCGCGTGCTTTGATGATGGAGCCGGAAGTGATGTTGTTTGATGAGCCTACTTCAGCGTTAGACCCTAAAATGATAACAGCCATGCGTGATTTAATTCATGAATTAGCGCAAAAAGGAATGACCATCGTCATTGCTACGCATGAGATGAAATTTGCTCGGGAAGTGGCGCATAAAACAGTTTTCCTTCATGAAGGAAGGATTGTGGAAGAAGGGCAGCCAGAAGTAATGTTCCGTTCGCCAAAGACTCAGGTTTTTGGTGATTTTATTGCATCGGTGGGGGATTGA
- a CDS encoding Rne/Rng family ribonuclease, translating to MKRMLINATQPDEVRVAITDDSKLIDLDIEIPGQEQKKSNIYKGIITSIEPSLGAVFVNYGSERHGFLPLKEISREYFLQDIEGDFDSIDINRVLKLGQELVVQVDKEERGTKGAALTTFISLAGSFLVLMPNNPRAGGISRRIEGNERDQLRETINQLSLPEGMGLIVRTAGLGRPKEELEWDLKILLRYWEAVKQAAVAKPGPYLIHQESDVIIRAIRDYLRQDVEEILIDDEVAFENARHYINQVRPQFVERLKLYREHLPLFSRFQIEQQIENAHQREIRLPSGGSLIIDHSEALIAIDINSARATRGASIEETALSTNLEAAEEIARQLRIRDIGGLIVIDFIDMTPLRNQREVENCLRNALSQDRARIQIGRISRFGLLEMSRQRLRSSLTRSTQIACPRCNAEGTIRSIESLGLSIIHIIQEQASKAKNIHFQLQAPVDLATYLINEKRELLRGIEHHYPVKITIVPNQYMETPLYQLRQIKIDPASLEHGKGMASYKLTKVFKTEAPQKQEIRALSEPAIQQFLTSPPAPTTPRKTPTPGLFKRLMGKMFGSEEEPSTAVTPPVKPHVPERHKPSSPPRGRRQGGYASRKSTGPRRHHPRSGGGGGGHGQNRHGARSRRGTRGGRRDHGGGRGGPGYHTQSTGPMPPLGEDVVDVNQLPMSTPPSPPPPFLTDADVPPSRDERRSGGINGDADHGAKPHPNGKVSDDNRGNR from the coding sequence ATGAAAAGAATGCTGATTAACGCCACTCAGCCTGATGAGGTGCGCGTAGCTATTACTGACGACTCTAAATTAATTGATCTCGACATAGAAATTCCCGGTCAAGAGCAGAAAAAATCCAATATTTACAAAGGCATCATTACCAGCATTGAGCCAAGTCTCGGTGCGGTGTTTGTTAATTATGGCAGCGAACGCCACGGGTTTTTGCCGCTGAAAGAAATCTCCCGGGAATATTTTCTCCAGGACATCGAAGGCGATTTTGATTCTATTGACATCAATCGGGTGCTTAAACTAGGTCAAGAACTGGTCGTTCAAGTAGATAAAGAAGAGCGGGGGACGAAAGGCGCCGCCTTAACGACATTTATTAGTTTGGCGGGTTCTTTTTTAGTACTTATGCCCAACAATCCCCGAGCCGGCGGCATTTCGCGCCGCATCGAAGGCAATGAGCGCGATCAATTGCGCGAAACGATTAACCAACTTAGCCTCCCTGAAGGGATGGGCTTGATTGTCCGAACGGCAGGATTAGGGCGGCCTAAGGAAGAATTAGAATGGGATTTAAAAATTTTACTGCGCTATTGGGAAGCGGTTAAACAAGCCGCTGTCGCTAAACCCGGGCCTTATTTGATTCACCAAGAAAGTGATGTCATCATCCGGGCGATTCGCGACTACTTGCGACAAGACGTCGAAGAAATCCTTATCGATGATGAAGTGGCCTTTGAAAATGCTCGACATTACATTAATCAAGTCCGTCCTCAATTTGTAGAACGGCTAAAACTTTACCGAGAACATCTCCCGCTCTTCAGTCGATTCCAAATCGAACAACAGATTGAGAATGCGCACCAACGTGAGATTCGCCTTCCTTCGGGAGGTTCTTTAATTATCGATCACAGCGAAGCATTGATCGCTATTGATATTAACTCCGCTCGCGCTACGCGGGGGGCGAGCATCGAAGAAACTGCGCTTTCCACCAATTTAGAAGCCGCGGAAGAGATCGCTCGCCAATTGCGCATTCGTGACATTGGCGGTCTGATTGTTATCGACTTTATCGACATGACCCCGCTTCGCAATCAACGCGAAGTCGAAAATTGTCTGCGCAACGCATTAAGCCAAGACCGAGCTCGTATCCAGATTGGGCGTATCTCCCGATTTGGTTTGTTGGAAATGTCTCGCCAACGCTTGCGATCTTCGCTCACACGTTCCACTCAAATCGCCTGCCCCCGATGCAACGCCGAAGGTACAATACGTAGCATTGAATCATTGGGATTATCCATTATCCACATCATCCAAGAGCAAGCTTCCAAAGCCAAAAATATCCATTTCCAATTACAAGCGCCGGTTGATTTGGCGACTTACCTCATTAATGAAAAACGGGAATTATTACGGGGCATTGAACACCATTACCCGGTAAAAATTACCATCGTTCCCAATCAATATATGGAAACCCCGCTTTATCAATTACGGCAAATTAAAATCGACCCTGCCAGTCTCGAACACGGTAAAGGCATGGCCAGCTACAAACTCACTAAGGTGTTCAAAACAGAGGCGCCACAAAAACAAGAAATCAGAGCCTTGAGTGAGCCTGCCATCCAGCAGTTTTTAACGTCGCCTCCGGCGCCAACAACGCCTCGTAAAACGCCTACCCCCGGCTTATTCAAACGGTTAATGGGTAAAATGTTTGGGAGTGAAGAAGAACCTTCAACGGCCGTGACGCCCCCGGTTAAACCCCACGTGCCTGAACGGCACAAGCCGTCTTCCCCCCCAAGGGGTCGAAGGCAAGGCGGCTACGCTTCGCGCAAATCGACAGGGCCCAGGCGACATCATCCTCGCAGCGGTGGCGGTGGCGGCGGCCATGGGCAAAACCGACACGGGGCTCGCTCACGCCGCGGAACGCGAGGCGGTCGCCGTGATCACGGCGGAGGGCGGGGCGGCCCCGGCTATCATACGCAATCGACAGGACCGATGCCCCCGCTGGGAGAAGACGTTGTAGATGTAAACCAGCTCCCTATGTCTACACCGCCATCGCCACCACCACCTTTTCTTACAGACGCCGACGTCCCGCCTTCTCGGGATGAGCGCCGCTCTGGCGGCATTAATGGAGATGCGGATCACGGTGCTAAACCTCATCCTAATGGTAAAGTGAGCGACGATAATAGAGGCAATCGGTAA
- a CDS encoding HU family DNA-binding protein, which produces MAIKKKTSSRKKSISRKTGKSKTRVAAVKERMTKSQILAHLAESTELTKKQVTMIFEALSDLTHAHLKKGGAGEFVVPGLCKCSVKRKPATKARKGINPFTGESMTFKAKPARNVVKIRPLKRLKEMVE; this is translated from the coding sequence ATGGCAATAAAAAAGAAAACTTCTTCTCGAAAAAAATCCATATCCAGGAAAACTGGAAAGTCAAAAACAAGGGTGGCTGCGGTCAAAGAACGCATGACCAAATCGCAAATACTTGCTCACTTGGCTGAAAGCACCGAGCTGACAAAAAAACAAGTGACAATGATATTTGAAGCGTTGTCGGACTTAACGCATGCTCATCTCAAAAAAGGAGGAGCGGGTGAGTTCGTTGTTCCAGGTCTTTGCAAATGCAGTGTAAAACGCAAGCCTGCCACCAAAGCGCGTAAGGGAATTAACCCCTTTACAGGAGAATCCATGACGTTTAAAGCCAAACCTGCTAGAAACGTCGTTAAAATTCGTCCACTCAAACGACTTAAAGAAATGGTTGAATAG
- a CDS encoding ABC transporter permease — MIGLEGFGPQLAKGVMVTLAVSLCAVIFGMGLAILFTLTEFSQLKFLKSIVKSITAFIRGLPELLVLFAIYFGGSALLTKLFHRSVQVSAFSAGVLALGMIFAAYATQTLRGALLAIPKGQTEAGKAMGLPGWIIFKRIVLPQAWHHALPGLGNLWLVLLKDSALVALIGLGDLMNKAQLAASTTREPFKFYVMAAFLFLLLTSVSQLVLKLFSVNKFQQS; from the coding sequence ATGATTGGCTTGGAAGGTTTTGGCCCCCAGCTGGCAAAGGGCGTAATGGTTACTTTGGCCGTTTCACTATGCGCCGTTATTTTTGGAATGGGGCTTGCGATTTTATTTACATTGACGGAATTTAGCCAGTTAAAATTTTTAAAATCGATTGTAAAAAGTATTACGGCTTTTATTCGTGGACTTCCTGAACTGCTGGTGTTATTCGCAATTTATTTTGGCGGCTCTGCGCTGCTGACAAAACTTTTTCATCGCTCTGTGCAGGTTAGCGCCTTTTCGGCTGGGGTATTAGCTTTGGGGATGATTTTTGCGGCTTATGCTACTCAAACGCTTCGCGGGGCGTTATTAGCAATTCCAAAAGGGCAAACCGAAGCGGGAAAAGCGATGGGCCTTCCAGGCTGGATTATTTTTAAAAGAATTGTATTGCCCCAAGCCTGGCATCATGCCTTGCCAGGCCTCGGTAATTTATGGTTAGTTTTATTAAAGGATAGTGCATTGGTGGCATTAATTGGATTAGGAGATTTAATGAATAAGGCGCAATTGGCCGCGAGCACAACGCGGGAACCTTTTAAATTTTATGTAATGGCTGCCTTTTTATTTTTATTGTTGACTTCTGTCTCGCAATTGGTTTTAAAATTATTTTCTGTAAATAAGTTTCAACAGTCATGA